The following are encoded together in the Hugenholtzia roseola DSM 9546 genome:
- a CDS encoding transposase family protein, with the protein ILLTDLGFYGWKLPQTTLIMPHKKPKNKELTKIQKVQNRLQSKERVRIENAFAHLKALRIVKERIRTYIDKTKETVFTIAVALYNFRKTFALKRKVIRL; encoded by the coding sequence TATTTTATTAACAGATTTAGGGTTTTATGGCTGGAAACTTCCACAAACAACACTTATTATGCCCCACAAGAAGCCCAAAAATAAGGAACTTACCAAAATACAAAAAGTTCAAAATAGACTACAAAGTAAAGAAAGAGTAAGAATAGAAAATGCGTTTGCACACCTAAAAGCATTACGAATTGTCAAAGAACGAATCAGAACTTACATAGACAAAACAAAAGAAACCGTATTCACCATAGCCGTAGCACTATACAATTTCAGGAAAACTTTTGCCCTAAAAAGAAAAGTCATACGGCTATAA
- a CDS encoding tail fiber domain-containing protein, with protein MINFIGTTGPQDFVTRTNNLERMRLTSAGNFGIGTTTPAQRLSVNGSIQAIDFTTSGGQNIIIGDDAFMADMDLPNRTAIIGLQNNTIGELQLGNSATNPTLSGNPGFLFLNQELRIQNNVNVFRRANRPVIFSDNFTTFGFGAGVHLANAESEEGGFYADGNYAMVYSPGDNDLVKFVDEDGWDNAGNAYDGGSLRARIDNGGTFFTISDINQKEDIKNLTGSLMKVMAISGYTYNFKLLPGEVKKNSPKTKGIGVLAQEVERVFPEAVSNIDGHYMVNYSAFAPLLIEAVKEQQSQIETLKQENQKMRAELDELKYLHQELENIKKLLNNKK; from the coding sequence GTGATAAATTTTATCGGAACAACGGGACCGCAAGATTTTGTTACACGTACCAATAACCTTGAGCGTATGCGCCTTACGAGTGCCGGCAACTTTGGTATCGGCACAACAACTCCCGCGCAGCGTCTCTCTGTCAACGGGTCTATCCAAGCTATTGATTTTACAACCTCTGGCGGTCAGAACATCATCATTGGAGACGATGCATTTATGGCGGATATGGATTTACCGAATCGTACCGCTATCATTGGTTTGCAGAACAACACAATCGGCGAATTACAATTAGGAAACAGTGCCACAAATCCAACACTTTCGGGTAATCCCGGTTTTCTTTTTCTGAACCAAGAATTGCGCATTCAAAATAATGTTAACGTTTTTCGCAGAGCAAACCGACCTGTTATATTTTCAGATAACTTTACTACCTTTGGCTTTGGAGCAGGGGTTCATCTTGCAAACGCAGAAAGTGAAGAAGGTGGCTTTTATGCAGATGGCAACTATGCAATGGTCTATAGTCCCGGCGACAACGACTTAGTGAAATTCGTTGATGAAGATGGTTGGGATAATGCTGGTAATGCCTATGATGGTGGTTCACTTAGAGCGCGTATAGACAATGGTGGAACTTTTTTCACTATATCAGATATAAATCAGAAAGAGGACATCAAAAATCTAACAGGCTCTCTAATGAAAGTTATGGCTATTAGTGGATATACCTATAATTTTAAACTTCTTCCTGGCGAGGTTAAAAAGAACAGTCCTAAGACGAAGGGAATAGGAGTTCTGGCGCAGGAGGTGGAGCGTGTTTTTCCTGAAGCTGTCAGCAATATAGACGGACATTACATGGTTAATTATTCCGCCTTCGCTCCTCTACTAATTGAAGCTGTGAAAGAGCAACAGAGCCAGATAGAAACGCTGAAACAGGAGAATCAAAAAATGAGAGCAGAACTTGATGAATTGAAATATTTACATCAAGAGCTGGAAAATATTAAAAAGTTACTAAATAATAAAAAATAA